DNA from Paludisphaera mucosa:
CCCGCCGGCGTGTCGTGATCGGGGCTGGACCCTCAGCCTGCGAGCGATGATGGTGCTGGTCGCGACCTGCGGGCTGGTCTTCTGGTCATCGCTGGCCGTCCGGGACTTCGTGAATCCGATCCAGCGCTGGAGTCGGCTGGTCCTCAGCGGCGACGTCGAACAGCGTCGCGAGGCGGCCGCGGAGCTGGCCCGGCCCACCGGCCCCGAGGTCCCCGCCGTGGTCCCGGCCCTGATTGCCGCGGTCCGCGACGCGGACGAGAAGGTCGCGATCCTCGCCGCCGAGTCGCTGGCGCAGGCCGGCCGGACCGCGATCCGGGTCGGCGATCCGGATTCGACGCGACAGGCCTCCGCGGGCCTGGTCGCCGCCCTGAACGACGCCCGAGAGGTCGTGCGGATGCAGGCGGCGCTGGGACTCGCCGCCTTCGACGCCGGCTCGATCAGGGGCGTCGACGCCGCGGCTTGCACCGAGGCCCTGGCCGAGGCGCTCGGAGATCGCAGCGAAGCGGTCCGCCTCTCGGCCGCGAAGGCGCTCGGCGGCGTCGGGACGGGGGCCGTCGGCCTCCGAGCCCTGACGGCGGCCCTGAAGGTCGACCCTTCCCGCGGCGTCCGCGAGGAGGCGGCCCAGTCGCTGGGGCGATACGCCACGGGCTGCGACGAGGCAACGGTCGCCTTGCTCGCCGGCCTGGAAGACGACGACCTCCGGGTCCGCAACGCCTGCCAGTCGGGGCTCCACGCGATCATCGGCGACAAGAAGCCGAGGTCGGCGGCCATCGTGCCGGAGCTGACCGCCGCGCTCGGCGGTCGCGAGCCCCTCGTCCGCGCCCATGCCGCGACCGTCCTGGGAGAGATCGGTGCGGAGGCCGCGGCGAGCATCCCCGCCCTCCTGGAGCTGTTGAAGGAAGGCGGCGAGCCCGGCTCCATGACGATGACCGACCAGTTCTGGATGCATTGGAATCCGGCCGGCCGGGCCGCGTCGGCCCTGGGACGGATCGCCCCCTCGACGCCCCGGGCGGGCGAGGCGGCCGCGGCCCTGATCGCCGTCCTCCGCGACGACCCGCTCGATTACAAACGCGCCAGGGCCGCCGAGGGCCTCGCGGAGTTCGGCCCGAGCTTCACCGAGCCGGCCCTGCCGATCCTGCTCGCGGCGTTGAACGAGAGCATCCCAAACCCCGGCCCCGATTCTCCGGCCCCGTTTTATTGCATCGCCCTGGGACGGATCGCCCTGGGCGGCCCGCGGGCGGGCGACGCGGTCGCGGCGCTCTCGGCGGCGTTGGACTCGCAGGACTCGGAGACCCGCCTCGAAGCGGCGAGGGCGCTCGCCGGGTTCGGCCCCGCGTCAGGCCCCGCGCTGCCGCGGCTTCGGGAGCTTGTGAAGGGCGAAGCCGAGGGCGGCGGCGTCGGGATCGCCGCCCGGTCGGCCGTCCGGCGGATCGAGGCCGCTTCGGCCGGGAATCCCTGAGCCCCTCCGCCGACGAGACCCGGCCGACTTCGCGTCCGTTTGCAGGATACGGCCATGACGGCCCGTCGCAGCCCTCGCGGACGCGGGGCCCTACCTTCGGAGACATGGAATGTGCGGCATCGCCGGAGCGTTCGACCTGACCGGCCAGAGGGAATTCCCCGCGCGGCGGCTGCTCGCCATGACCGCGGCCATCGCCCATCGCGGGCCCGACGACGAGCAGGTCCACATCGAGCCCGGCGTCGCGCTCGGGGCCCGCAGGCTGGCGATCATCGACCTGGCCGGCGGCCGCCAGCCGCTCTCGAATGAGGACGGCTCGGTCTGGGTCGCGTTCAACGGCGAGCTTTTCGAATACCCGGAAATCCGCCAGACGCTCCTCGACCGCGGCCACGCGCTGGCGACCCGCTGCGACACCGAGGCCTGGGTCCACCTCTACGAGGACCTCGGCGAGGGCATGTTCGCCGAGGCCCGCGGCCAGTTCGCCGTCTCGCTCTGGGACCGCCGGACCCGCACCCTGATCCTCGGCCGCGACCGCATCGGCATCTGCCCGCTCTACTACGCGCAGGCCGACGGCTGGCTCTTGTGGGGCTCGGAGATCAAGGCGATCCTCGCCTCGGGGATGATCCGCGCCGAGGCCGACGTGCGCGGGATCGATCACCTGTTCACGTTCTTCTGCTCGGGGACGTCGCGGACCTTCTTCCAGGGCGTGACCTCGATCGCGCCCGGGAACTTCCTGAAGGTGCAGGGCGACCGGGTCGAGAAGCGGGTCTACTGGGACCTCGACTTCCCCGACGCCGGCGACGAGACCCGGATGGACGACGCGACGCCCTTGATCGACGAGCTGCAAGGCCGGCTGGAGACGGCCGTCGAGCGGCGGCTGCGGAGCGACGTGCCGGTCGTCACCTACATCAGCGGCGGGCTCGACTCGACCGTCGTCCTGGGCCTCTGCAGCCGGCTCCGCAAGGAGCCGATCCCGGCGTTCACCATCGGCCTGGACAAGGCCGGCCCCGACGAGCGCGCCCACGCGACCGAGGCCGCCGAGACGCTGGGCTCGCCGCTGACGACGGTGGTCATGGACCGATCGCGGGTCGCCGAGGCCTTCCCGGAACTCATCCGCGCGGCCGAGGGGCCGATCGTCGACACCTCGTGCGCCGCGCTGCTGAGGCTGGCCGAGGCCGTCCACGGCCAGGGCTACAAGGTCACGCTCACCGGCGAGGGCGCCGACGAGGCGCTCGCGGGGTACGTCTGGTACAAGTCGCAGAAGGTCCGCGACGCCGCCTACCGGGTCGTCGGAAGGGGCCTGCCGCGGATGGCCCGCAACCTGATCGGCCGGTCGATCAGCGGCCGCCGCTTCGCCGTCCCCCCCGAGGGGGCGATCCACGGCGTCCGCACGGCCCAGCAGGACATGTACGAGATGATCTCGCAGTGCAAGCCGAGTCTCTACTCCTCGACGATGGAGGCGAGCCTCGGCGGCCACGACCCCTACGCCGACCTGGACGTCCCCAACGAGCGGATGGCCCGCTGGGACCCGCTGAACCAGTCGCTCTACGTCGGCTACAAGGTGATGCTCGCCGGCCTTTTGATGATCTCCAAGGGGGATCGCATCGCCATGAATTCCTCGGTCGAGGCCCGCTACCCGTTCCTCGACGACGACGTCGTCTCGTTCGCCGCCGGGATCGCCCCCGAGTACAAGCTGCGGGGGATGAACGAGAAGTGGATCCTCCGCCGCGTCGCCGAGCGGATCCTCCCGAAGCAGATCGCCAACCGCCCCAAGACGATGTTCCGCACGAGCATGTCGGGCACCTTCCTGGGCCCCCACCGGCCCCCCTGGGTCGACCAGCTTTTGAGCCCCGAGTCGCTGGCGAAGACCGGCTACTTCGACCCCGAGGGGGTCCGCAAGCAGGTGGCGCGCCAGACCCGCACCCCGCGGATCACCATCCCCCGATTCGTCTACGACGTCGGCCTGACCTGCGTGGTCACCACCCAGCTCTGGCACCACACCTTCCTCGGCGGCGGCCTCTGCGACCTGCCGACCTGGACGCCTCCCGTCCCGCCCGAATGAGGGCCGGCTTCGATACGGCTCCGTTCGCGCCGGACGCCGGCGGTCG
Protein-coding regions in this window:
- a CDS encoding HEAT repeat domain-containing protein encodes the protein MRFPRLRFAPRRSSAAPASAEVEAAPPACRDRGWTLSLRAMMVLVATCGLVFWSSLAVRDFVNPIQRWSRLVLSGDVEQRREAAAELARPTGPEVPAVVPALIAAVRDADEKVAILAAESLAQAGRTAIRVGDPDSTRQASAGLVAALNDAREVVRMQAALGLAAFDAGSIRGVDAAACTEALAEALGDRSEAVRLSAAKALGGVGTGAVGLRALTAALKVDPSRGVREEAAQSLGRYATGCDEATVALLAGLEDDDLRVRNACQSGLHAIIGDKKPRSAAIVPELTAALGGREPLVRAHAATVLGEIGAEAAASIPALLELLKEGGEPGSMTMTDQFWMHWNPAGRAASALGRIAPSTPRAGEAAAALIAVLRDDPLDYKRARAAEGLAEFGPSFTEPALPILLAALNESIPNPGPDSPAPFYCIALGRIALGGPRAGDAVAALSAALDSQDSETRLEAARALAGFGPASGPALPRLRELVKGEAEGGGVGIAARSAVRRIEAASAGNP
- the asnB gene encoding asparagine synthase (glutamine-hydrolyzing), encoding MCGIAGAFDLTGQREFPARRLLAMTAAIAHRGPDDEQVHIEPGVALGARRLAIIDLAGGRQPLSNEDGSVWVAFNGELFEYPEIRQTLLDRGHALATRCDTEAWVHLYEDLGEGMFAEARGQFAVSLWDRRTRTLILGRDRIGICPLYYAQADGWLLWGSEIKAILASGMIRAEADVRGIDHLFTFFCSGTSRTFFQGVTSIAPGNFLKVQGDRVEKRVYWDLDFPDAGDETRMDDATPLIDELQGRLETAVERRLRSDVPVVTYISGGLDSTVVLGLCSRLRKEPIPAFTIGLDKAGPDERAHATEAAETLGSPLTTVVMDRSRVAEAFPELIRAAEGPIVDTSCAALLRLAEAVHGQGYKVTLTGEGADEALAGYVWYKSQKVRDAAYRVVGRGLPRMARNLIGRSISGRRFAVPPEGAIHGVRTAQQDMYEMISQCKPSLYSSTMEASLGGHDPYADLDVPNERMARWDPLNQSLYVGYKVMLAGLLMISKGDRIAMNSSVEARYPFLDDDVVSFAAGIAPEYKLRGMNEKWILRRVAERILPKQIANRPKTMFRTSMSGTFLGPHRPPWVDQLLSPESLAKTGYFDPEGVRKQVARQTRTPRITIPRFVYDVGLTCVVTTQLWHHTFLGGGLCDLPTWTPPVPPE